From Excalfactoria chinensis isolate bCotChi1 chromosome 4, bCotChi1.hap2, whole genome shotgun sequence, one genomic window encodes:
- the LOC140251758 gene encoding uncharacterized protein — METSSSETPQVSVPNAESADSASAVPQRRAKRTARDAALGAAREANTSQGSQEESRAKRPRHRLSTKGSRKAHDSSSLFLRKLRQIVDSNLFQSIRWGDDESCIVIEETCFRTEVLGRTGPLHALNIGSMKAFVHQLHLHGFFIVDSDLPTFASRAKFPAVGAASASSELLCYYNPSFKKEYPCLLRWSKQRAGVRRRASAAFPPELDLEDGPLSSPPKRRRGPAASAGTEPAGSNQDAAPAAAAAPPSPEPNGPSPPGLGPDSGAGGDGVGR; from the exons ATGGAGACATCTTCATCAGAAACTCCTCAAGTTTCTGTTCCAAACGCTGAGTCGGCAGACTCGGCTTCTGCTGTCCCACAAAGACGGGCTAAGAGAACAGCTCGGGATGCTGCCCTAGGAGCGGCACGAGAAGCAAACACTTCTCAGGGCTCACAGGAGGAATCCCGTGCAAAAAGACCACGGCATCGTCTTTCCACAAAGGGCTCTCGCAAAGCCCACGACTCGTCATCCCTGTTTCTACGCAAGCTCCGTCAAATTGTGGACAGCAATCTCTTTCAGTCCATCCGGTGGGGCGACGATGAGAGCTGCATTGTGATAGAGGAAACCTGCTTCAGAACTGAAGTGCTGGGAAGGACAGGACCTCTACACGCTCTCAACATTGGTAGCATGAAAGCTTTCGTTCACCAGCTCCACCTGCATGGATTCTTCATCGTGGACAGCGATTTGCCAACATTTGCTTCACGAGCAAAATTCCCAGCAGTCGGAGCCGCGTCTGCTTCTAGTGAG TTACTCTGCTACTACAACCCCAGTTTCAAGAAAGAGTACCCGTGTCTGCTAAGATGGTCCAAGCAAAGAGCTGGCGTACGAAGGAGAGCATCAGCTGCGTTCCCACCAGAGCTGGATTTGGAGGACGGCCCCCTGAGCAGCCCTCCAAAGAGACGGCGAGGCCCTGCAGCATCAGCGGGCACTGAGCCTGCTGGTAGCAACCAggatgctgctcctgctgcagctgctgctcctccatctcCTGAACCAAACGGTCCTTCTCCACCAGGGCTGGGACCAGACAGCGGAGCTGGAGGCGACGGGGTTGGACGTTAG
- the LOC140251755 gene encoding uncharacterized protein: protein METSSSETPQVSVPNAESADSASAVPQRRAKRTARDAALGAAREANTSQGSQEESQAKRPRHRLSTKGSRKAHDSSSLFLRKLRQIVDSNLFQSIQWGDDESCIVIEETCFKAEVLGRTGPLHALNIGCMKAFVHQLHLHGFFIVDSDLPTFASRAKFPAAGAASASIWKWWHLTLLLCILQLLCYYNPSFKKEYPCLLRWSKQRAGVRRRASAAFPPELDLEDGPLSSPPKRRRGPAASAGTEPAGSNQDAAPAAAAAPPSPEPNGPSPPGLGPDSGAGGDGVGR from the exons ATGGAGACATCTTCGTCAGAAACTCCTCAGGTTTCTGTGCCAAACGCTGAGTCGGCAGACTCGGCTTCTGCTGTCCCTCAAAGACGGGCTAAGAGAACAGCTCGGGATGCTGCCCTAGGAGCGGCACGAGAAGCAAACACTTCTCAGGGCTCACAGGAGGAATCCCAAGCAAAAAGACCACGGCATCGTCTTTCCACAAAGGGCTCTCGCAAAGCCCACGACTCGTCATCCCTCTTTCTACGCAAGCTCCGTCAAATTGTGGACAGCAATCTCTTCCAGTCCATCCAGTGGGGCGACGATGAGAGCTGCATTGTGATAGAGGAAACCTGCTTCAAAGCTGAAGTGCTGGGAAGGACAGGACCTCTACACGCTCTCAACATTGGCTGCATGAAAGCTTTCGTTCACCAGCTCCATCTGCATGGATTCTTCATCGTGGACAGCGATTTGCCAACATTTGCTTCACGAGCAAAATTCCCAGCAGCCGGAGCTGCGTCTGCTTCTA tctgGAAATGGTGGCatctcactcttctcctctgcattttgCAGTTACTCTGCTACTACAACCCCAGTTTCAAGAAAGAGTACCCGTGTCTGCTAAGATGGTCCAAGCAAAGAGCTGGCGTACGAAGGAGAGCATCAGCTGCGTTCCCACCAGAGCTGGATTTGGAGGACGGCCCCCTGAGCAGCCCTCCAAAGAGACGGCGAGGCCCTGCAGCATCAGCGGGCACTGAGCCTGCTGGTAGCAACCAggatgctgctcctgctgcagctgctgctcctccatctcCTGAACCAAACGGTCCTTCTCCACCAGGGCTGGGACCAGACAGCGGAGCTGGAGGCGACGGGGTTGGACGTTAG
- the LOC140251757 gene encoding uncharacterized protein yields METSSSETPQVSVPNAESADSASAVPQRRAKRTARDAALGAAREANTSQGSQEESCAKRPRHRLSTKGSCKAHDSSSLFLRKLRQIVDSNLFQSIRWGDDESCIVIEETCFKTEVLGRTGPLHALNIGSMKAFIHQLHLHGFFIVDSDLPTFASRAKFPAAGAVSTSSELLCYYNPSFKKEYPCLLRWSKQRAGVRRRASAAFPPELDLEDGPLSSPPKRRRGPAASAGTEPAGSNQDAAPAAAAAPPSPEPNGPSPPGLGPDSGAGGDWNGR; encoded by the exons ATGGAGACATCTTCATCAGAAACTCCTCAGGTTTCTGTGCCAAACGCTGAGTCGGCAGACTCGGCTTCTGCTGTCCCACAAAGACGGGCTAAGAGAACAGCTCGGGATGCTGCCCTAGGAGCGGCACGAGAAGCAAACACTTCTCAGGGCTCACAGGAGGAATCCTGTGCAAAAAGACCACGGCATCGTCTTTCCACAAAGGGCTCTTGCAAAGCCCACGACTCGTCATCCCTGTTTCTACGCAAGCTCCGTCAAATTGTGGACAGCAATCTCTTCCAGTCCATCCGGTGGGGCGACGATGAGAGCTGCATTGTGATAGAGGAAACCTGCTTCAAAACTGAAGTGCTGGGAAGGACAGGACCTCTACACGCTCTCAACATTGGTAGCATGAAAGCTTTCATTCACCAGCTCCATCTGCATGGATTCTTCATCGTGGACAGCGATTTGCCAACATTTGCTTCACGAGCAAAATTCCCAGCAGCCGGAGCCGTGTCGACTTCTAGTGAG TTACTCTGCTACTACAACCCCAGTTTCAAGAAAGAATACCCGTGTCTGCTAAGATGGTCCAAGCAAAGAGCTGGCGTACGAAGGAGAGCATCAGCTGCGTTCCCACCAGAGCTGGATTTGGAGGACGGCCCCCTGAGCAGCCCTCCAAAGAGACGGCGAGGCCCTGCAGCATCAGCGGGCACTGAGCCTGCTGGTAGCAACCAggatgctgctcctgctgcagctgctgctcctccatctcCTGAACCAAACGGTCCTTCTCCACCAGGGCTGGGACCAGACAGCGGAGCTGGAGGCGACTGGAATGGACGTTAG